The DNA region GCTGGGAATGGCTTATGGCAAGCGCTACGTATTCATCACGACCGGCAAATACCTGGAGATCAGCGACCTCACCACCACGAATGTGCAGTCCCTGTATTCGATCAAGGATGACAATGCGACCACCACCTTTGTCAATCCGCGCACGGTCCTGCCGAGCCAGACCCTGTATCCCAACCCGGACGGAACCGCCACGCGCCTCTCCACCAGCAATCCGGTCCCGACCGGCGGTGCCGGCTGTTATGCCGATTATCCGGATACCGGCGAACGCGCCAACATCGACAGCCAGTTGATACAGGGCATCGTGATCGCACCCAGCATTGTGCCTTCCAATACGGCCTGTTCTCCGGGCGGGTACGGCTGGCTCAACTACTTCAATTACACGACCTGCGGCGCTACCTCGGTGAAATCGGACTCCACGATCGTGGGTGTCAACATCATCTACGTGCAAGGGCATGCCGTGGTTGAGACGGTCACCTCCACCAACCCGACACCGACGCCGCAACCGCCGCCCGCGTTTCTGCCCTCAGCGCCGGTTTTCTCGAGCAAGCGCACCATCTGGCGAGAACTGATCCCCTGAACGGGAACGGCGAATAAAACAAAAGCGGCCTGTGGCCGCTTTTGTTTTGCCTGATCCTTCGTGGCGATGCAGGCAGAAAGTCCGACTGATACCTGCTGGCGATCGAATCCGGTTAACGCTGGCTATCCGTGCTCAAGGATTTCGGCAACGGAAACACTACGTTCTCCTGAATCCCTGCCACTTCGCGCACGTCGCTTGCCCCGAGTTCCTTCAGGCGTGCTATCACCTCCTGCACCAATACCTCCGGGGCCGAAGCACCGGCGGTGATCCCGACACGTTGTTTGCCCTGCAGCCATTCCGGTTTCAGTTCGCCCGCGTTGTCGACCAGGTAGGCAGGTACATTCAGGTTGCGCGCCACTTCGCGCAGGCGGTTGGAGTTCGAGCTGTTCGGCGAGCCGACCACGATGACCAGATCAGATTGTTTCGCCAACAGCTTCACCGAATCCTGGCGGTTCTGCGTGGCATAACAGATGTCGTCCTTCTTCGGCCCCGTGATGAAGGGGAAGCGTGTCTTGAGCGCAGCGATGATGCTGCTGGCATCGTCCACCGACAGGGTGGTCTGCGTCACATAGGCCAGGTTCTGTTCATCCTTCACCTGCAGAGTCTGCACGTCGGCGGGTGTTTCAACCAGGTACATGCCGCCGTTGCTCTGCCCCATGGTGCCTTCCACTTCCGGGTGTCCCTTGTGGCCGATCATCACGATCTCCTTGCCCTGGCTGCGCATGCGCGATACTTCCAGATGCACCTTGGTCACCAGCGGGCAAGTCGCGTCGAACACGGTCAGGTTGCGCGCTTCCGCCTCGCGGCGCACCGCTTGCGGCACCCCGTGTGCGCTGAAGATCAGGATGCTGCCCGGCGGCACATCGGCCAGGTCTTCGATGAAGATCGCCCCTTTTGCCTTCAAGCCATCCACCACGAATGTGTTATGCACCACTTCGTGACGCACATAGATCGGCGCACCGTGCAGGGCCAACGCCTTTTCCACGATCTCGATGGCGCGATCCACGCCCGCGCAGAAACCGCGCGGATTAGCCAGTAACAGTTCCATTCCATACCTCTCAAAATTCAAATCGACTGCGGATGAAGCAAGGTGTCCATGCGCAGATGCCACCGCTGCCCAGGTTACGTTTTCTTCGTGAAGCTATCCAAGATCAGCAGTCCTGCACCGCAGGTGATCGCGGAATCGGCCAGGTTGAAGGCTGCGAAATGATAGCCCTCCCAGTGGAAATCGAGGAAGTCCACCACATAGCCGTAGGCGATACGGTCGATCAGGTTGCCCAGCGCGCCACCCAGTATGAAGGCCAGCGCGAAACAGAAGAGTGTCTGCGCCGGATGTTTGCGCAGCAGCCAGACGATCCACGCCGATGCGGCAATGGCAATGGCGCTGAACAGCCAGCGCTGCATCCCGCCGGCGTCATTCAGGAAACTGAAGGCAGCGCCGGTGTTGTGGGCCAGCACCAGGTTGAAGAACGGCATCACCGCGAAGCTCTCGCCATAGACAAAATGACTGCCAATGGCCGCCTTGCTCAACTGATCGAGCACGATGACGACCGCGGCAACCAACAGCCAGCGGTTAAGCATAGCGGCGTGCCTCGCCCTCGCCGAACAGGTTGCTTACGCAACGCTTGCACAGCGTCGGATGGCTGGCATCGCTGCCCACATCGGAGCGGTAGTGCCAGCAGCGCTCGCATTTCTGGTGGGCACTCGGTACAACCTTGATCTCCAGCTCTCCCTCTCGCAGATGCACATTGGCGCGCGAAGTGATGAACACCAGCCGCAGATCGTCGCCCAAACGCGTCAGCAATTCGTAAGTTGCTTTCGGCGCATAAACATCAACCTCGGCTTGCAATGCCGAACCGATGGCACCAGCTGCACGTTGCTCTTCGAGCTTCTTGTTCACTTGTTCCCGCAATGCACGAATGTCTTCCCAAGCGCTCACTGTGGCACCATCCAAGCCGGAATTCGGCGACTCGTACCATACTTGTTCAAATACGCTGACATCATCCTTGGCATTCAGCGTCGCCCACACCTCTTCACCGGTGAAGCTCAGGATCGGCGAAATCAACCGTGCCAGCGCATGGGTGATGTGGTACAGCGCATTTTGCGCCGAGCGGCGTGCCTTTGAATTCTCGCCAGCGGTGTAAAGCCTGTCCTTGAGGATATCGAGGTAGAAGCCGCCCAAATCTTCCGAGCAGAAGCCTTGCAGCTTCTGCACCGCCAAGTGAAACTCGTAGCGATCGTAATCACCGCGTACTGCATCCTGCAACTGTTGAATCAGAGCCAGTGCATATCGATCGATCTCCAGCCACTCCCCCACCGGCAGTGCATCGCGCGCCATGTCGAAGTCGGCGATATTCGCCAGCAGGAAGCGCAAGGTGTTGCGGATGCGGCGGTAGCCGTCGGTCACGCGCTTGAGAATCTCTTCCGACAGCGACATCTCGCCCGAATAGTCGGTCGAGGCGATCCACAGGCGCAGGATATCCGCGCCGAGCTTGTTGCAGATGTCCTGCGGCTCGATGCCGTTGCCCTTGGACTTGGACATCTTGTAGCCCTTCTCGTCCACGGTGAAACCGTGCGTGAGCAACTGCCTGTACGGCGCGCGGCCGTCGATGGCGCAGCCGGTGAGCAGCGAGGACTGGAACCAGCCGCGATGCTGGTCCGAACCTTCCAGGTACAGGTCGGCGGGATAGGCCAGGTCGGCACGGTTGCGCAATACGGCGAAATGCGTCGAGCCGGAATCGAACCACACGTCCAGCGTGTCGGAAAGCTTGCGGTAATGCACCGCATCCTCGCCCAGCAGGTCGGCGCTGTTCAGCGAGAACCACGCCTCGATGCCGGACTGTTCGACCAGTCTGGCGACCCGCTCCAGCAACTCCGGTGTGCGCGGGTGCAACGCCATGGTCTCCCTGTGCACGAAGAAGGGCATCGGCACGCCCCAGTTGCGCTGGCGCGACACGCACCAGTCCGGGCGGTTCCTGATCATCGCCTCCAGGCGGGCACGCCCCCATGCCGGGAAGAACTCGGTCTGCTCGACGGCCTGGTTTGCCAGTTCGCGCAGCGGCTTGCCTTCTCCCTGCTCCATGCCGATGAACCACTGCGGCGTGGCGCGGAAGATGATCGGCGTCTTGTGGCGCCAGCAGTGCGGATAGCTGTGCTTGAGTTTTTCCTGGTGCAGCAAGTGCCCGCTCGCCTCGATCGCCTGCAGCACGATGTCGTTGGCCTTCCACACGAACACCCCGGCCAGCGGTGTGCCTCCGACTGCCGGCGTGGTGGAGATGAATTTGCCGTCGTCGCCCACTGGATTGTCACTCGGCAGACTGTACTTCTGTCCCACCACATAGTCGTCGACGCCGTGCGCCGGCGCGGTATGCACCAGTCCGGTACCCGCGTCCAGCGTGACGTGTTCGCCGCAGATCACCGGCACGATGCGCTCATAGAACGGGTGTTGCAGCGGCAGGCCTTCCAGCGCCCTGCCGTAGCAGGTGGCGGCGATCCCGTCGCCGCGGTCGTTGCTGCCCGCCAGCTGGTAACGCTTCAGGCAATCGGCGGCAAGGTCGTATGCCAGGATCAGGTAGCCCTTCTCGGTGCGGATCAGGTCGTACTGCAATTCGGGATGCACGCTCACCGCCTGGTTGGCGGGCAGCGTCCACGGCGTGGTGGTCCAGATGACCGCATACACCTTGGCGCTGCCGGGCAGCGATACGCCGAACGCCCGCTCCACCGCATGCTTGTCTTTCACTTCAAAGCCGACGTCGATGGCGGACGACACCTTGTCCTCGTATTCCACTTCGGCCTCGGCCAGTGCGGAGCCGCAATCCAGGCACCAGTTAACCGGCTTGCGTCCTTGGTACAGGTAACCGCGTTCGAGGATCTTGCCGAGTGCCCGGATAATGTCGGCCTCGGTCCTGAAGTCCATGGTCAGATAGGGATTGTCCCAATCGCCCAGCACGCCGAGGCGGATGAAATCCTTCTTCTGCCTGGCGACCTGTTCTGCCGCATAAGCGCGGCACAGCTCGCGGAACTGCGCAGGCGGGATGTTCTTGCCGTGTTTCTTCTCCACATGCAGTTCGATAGGCAAGCCGTGGCAATCCCAGCCCGGCACGTAAGGCGCATCGAAACCGGCCAGCGTCTTCGACTTGACGATGATGTCCTTGAGGATCTTGTTCACCGCATGGCCGAGGTGGATGTCGCCGTTGGCATAGGGCGGACCGTCGTGCAGGATGAACTTGGGACGCCCGGCAGCCGCCTTGCGGATGCGCTGGTAGCGCTGTTGCGCCTGCCATTGCGCCAGCATCAGCGGCTCGCGTTTGGCCAGGTCGCCGCGCATGGGGAATGTCGTGTCGGGGAGATTCAGCGGGTATTTCTTCTTGTCTTCACTCATGTTCGATAAACCATTTCTTTGCCTTCTCAACATCCAGCGCAATCTGCCGGGTCAACGCTTCCAGATTCGGGTACTTCTCTTCGTCGCGCAGCTTCTGCAGGAATTCCACGCGCAGGTGCTTGCCGTAGACCTGTTGCGAGAACTCGAACAGATGCACTTCCAGCACATGCCTGGCATCCTGTTTCAGCGTCGGACGCACGCCCAGGCTGGCCACTCCCTGCAGCACGCCCAGTCCCTCGGCATGCGCCAGCACCACATAGATGCCCTTGAGCGGCGGCAGATTATGCTTCAGCTGCACATTCGCGGTCGGGAAACCCAGCTTGCGTCCCATGCCGTCGCCGTGCACCACGCGCCCGCTGATGCTGTAGGGACGGCCCAGGTATTCGCGCGCCATGCGGATCTGCCCTCCCGCCAGCGCCGTGCGGATCGCGGTGCTGGAGATGCGCACGCCGTCGTGCACCACGCTGTGCACCGCCCGCACCTCGAAGCCGCGCTGCACACCGATTTTCTCCATCAATGCGAAATCGCCGGCTCGTCCGCTGCCGAAGCGGAAATCGTCGCCGATCAGCACAAACCTGGCGTGCAGATTCTCATGCATCGCGTGGATGAAATCGGCTGCCGTCCTGCGTGCGAACTGGGCATCGAAACGGCACACATGCACACGGTCGATGCTCATGGTGCGGAACAACTCCAGCTTCTCGCGCAAACTGGTCAAGCGCGCCGGCGCCTGCTGCGGAGTGAAGAACTCGCGCGGATGCGGCTCGAAGATCACCACGGCCGTCTGCAGCCCGCGCTGCTGTGCGGCGGCGCGCAGCTCATTCAGCATCGCCTGGTGGCCGAGATGCACGCCATCGAAGTTGCCGATGGTCACGGCCACAGCCTGGGTGTCGGTCGAATGGAGTCCGCGTAGAATCTGCATAGGGCGCGGATTATACCGTGAGATACCCTTCGGATGCCCGCCGGAGATGCGGAAATCCACCCGTCTGTCGCCGGGATTTCAGCCGCCGCGACAAGGGCATATTCATCGAGATGAAACACAGGGCGGGCTGAACGCCCGCCGTGCAAAAACAGCGTTAAAAGATCAGGCCGTCCCGCCCACCGTCAGGCCGTCGATGCGCACCGTCGGCTGCCCCACGCCGACCGGCACGCTCTGGCCTTCCTTGCCGCAGGTGCCGACACCGGGATCGAGCGCCAGGTCGTTGCCTATCATGCTGACGCGCGTCAGCGCCTCGGGACCGTTGCCGATCAGCGTCGCGCCCTTGACCGGGTAGGCGATCTTGCCGTCCTCGATCATGTAGGCCTCGGTGGTGGAGAACACGAACTTGCCGCTGGTGATGTCCACCTGGCCGCCGCCGAAGTTGGCTGCATACAGGCCGTGCTTGACCGAAGCGATGATCTCTTCCGGCGTCTTGTCGCCGTTCAGCATCATGGTATTGGTCATGCGCGGGATCGGCAGGTGGGCGAACGATTCGCGCCGCGCGTTGCCGGTCACCGGCACGCCCATCAGGCGGGCATTCATGGTGTCCTGCAGGTAGCCGCGCAGGATGCCGTCTTCGATCAGCACGGTGCGCTGCGTCAGGTTGCCTTCGTCGTCCACGTTAAGCGACCCGCGCCGGTCGGCGATGGTGCCGTCGTCGACCACGGTCACCCCCTTGGCGGCAACGCGCTGCCCGATGCGCCCCGAGAAGGCGGAACTGCCCTTGCGGTTGAAGTCGCCCTCCAGCCCATGTCCCACCGCTTCGTGCAGCAGGATGCCGGGCCAGCCGCTGCCCAGCACCACGGTCATGTTGCCGGCCGGCGCGGGGCGCGCACCAAGGTTGACGACAGCCTGGTGCACTGCCTCCTTCGCATAGCGCTGCAGCATCTCGTCGCCGAAATAGTCATAACCGAAACGGCCGCCGCCGCCGGCCGAGCCCTGTTCGCGACGGCCGTTGCTTTCGACGATCACTTGCAGCGACAGGCGCACCAGCGGGCGGATGTCCGCACTCATCAAGCCATCGTTGCGCGCCACCAGGATCACTTCGTATTCGCCGGCCAGATTGGCCATCACCTGCGTCACGCGCGGATCGAGCGCACGCGCCATGCGCTCCAGTTTCTCCAGCAGCGCGACCTTGTCGTCGGCTTTCAGGGTGGCGATGGGATCGTGCGGCAGGTAAAGTTCGCGAGTCTTGCCGACATGCATATGGGCCGCGCTCTGGTTGCCGCCCTGGCGGGCGATGGCGCGTGTCGCCAGCGCAGCATCTTCCAGCGCCTGCAGCGTGATGTCGTCGGAATAGGCAAAGGCGGTCTTTTCCCCGCTCACCGCACGCACCCCGACCCCCTGGTCAATGCTGAAACTGCCCGACTTGACGATGCCCTCCTCCAGCGACCAGCTCTCCGCACGGCCGTACTGGAAATAGAGATCGGCATAATCCACCCGATGCGCCAGCATCTTGCCGAACACCTGCTCCAGATGGCGCGCCTCCAGGCCGTGCGCCGCAAGCAGCGCCTGCTGCGCGATACCCATGGCAGATTTTCCGCTCATACCTTCTCGCAGCATGAGCAGGTGATCGTGCGGTGCGACAGCGCCGGCAGGCTGTTGCGCAGGCTGGCCTGATAGCTCGGATTCACATCGGCGATGACCACGCCGGAACCGCGCTGCAATTCGTCCACGATGCGGCCCCACGGATCGACGATCATGCTATGGCCATGCGTCTCGCGTCCGCTGACATGGTAGCCGCCTTGGGCTGCGGCGATGACGTAGGACAGGTTCTCGATGGCGCGGGCACGCACCAGCGGCTCCCAGTGCACCTTGCCGGTGGTCGCGGTGAAAGCGGAAGGCAGCACGATGATGTCCACGTTCTTCATGGCACGAAACAGCTCGGGGAAGCGCAGGTCGTAGCAGATCGCCAGGCCGATGCGTCCGAACGGGCTGTCGACCACCACGATCTTGTCTCCCGGCTCGATGGTCTGGGCCTCGTTGTAGCTTTCGTTGCCCAGCGTCAGGTTGAACAGGTGGATCTTGTCGTAGCGCGCCACTTGCACACCGGTTTCATCGAACACCAGCAGGCTGTTGCGCACCTTCTCGGGAGAACTCGCCGCCAATGGGATCGAGCCGCCCACCAGCCAGATCTTGTGCTTGCGCGCCATTTCGCTGAGAAAAGCCTGGATCGGCCCCTGGCCGGGCTGCTCGCACACCCGCACCTTGTCCTGTTCGTTCATGCCCATGATGGCGAAGAACTCGGGCAATACCACCAGCTTGGCGCCCTGTTCGGCTGCCTTGGCGATCAGGCGTCGCGCCTCGCTCAGGTTGCCCTCGACCTTGGGGCCGGAGGCCATCTGGATGGCAGCGACCTTGAATGCGTTGAGTTGCGCGGCGATACGGGATTGGGTGCTATCTAAGGATGACATATTCGGCGGCTTTCAAGTTTTCTGGATACGGGTTATTCGGACACAGCAAAGTTTCAGGCAACTAATCTCCGGAGCCCGTTCCGCCCACAGCGGGCACCCCGCTCTGGGCGGGCGCTCCCCCTGACGCGGCGCGGGACTGCCCCACCTTCTCCACCTTCGGATCGGCCCAGCTGCCGCTGACATTGTAGTCAAACGACACCAGCTTATCGAGCGGATCGCGCAATAACTTGTTTGCCAGCAACACGCCCACCCCGACCACGGGACCGGCGGCAAACGAAAGCAGCGATACGTTATCCCCCAGGGCCGGGAAGATGCGGACATTCAGCTCCTGCGTTTCGTTGATCATGTCGACCTTCCCAGACATGGTGACCTTGGCAGCCGCGCCGTTCAGCTTCATGTCTTCGGTCAGCAGCAAGCCATTCACGATCTGCGCATTGCCGGTGATGCTGTCGAATTCGAATCCGCTACTGAATACATCGGTAAAGTCCAGCGAGATGCGCTTGGGAATCGACTGCAAGCTGAGCACCCCGAGCAATTTGGCTGCACCGGGATCAACCTTGAGGAAGCGGCCCTTGCCGACGTTCAGATGCACCGCTCCGTTCAGCTTCGCGTAACTGAAGCTGTCCGGCCCTCCCGCCCAGTACAGGTCGCTCTGCAAGGAACCGTTGCCATCCTTGAGGCTGCCGGGGTAACCGGAACGCGACAATATCTTGCCGGCGTCGCTGATATCCACCCGCACGCTGACCCGCGTCTGCTCCGGTGCCGCCTGCCACTTGCCGCTCATGTTCAACACACCGTCCGAATTGGTGAGCTGCAACCGGTCCAGGAGCACGCTGCCGGCAGATTCGCTCAACTCCAGTTCCAGCTTGCCCAGATGCCGCCCCTTGTAGAAGAGCTTCTCCACCGCCACGTCCACCGCCGGGAAGGCGGTATTGTCGGGCGCCCCGCCATGTGCCACCGCAGGCTGCACAGGTTTGGGCGTATCTGCCGTCCCTTCGCCCAGCATCGCGCTCTTGAAACGCCCCAGCAATTTGCCGTTGCCCTGCGGCTGCCAGATCACATCGCCATTAAGTTCCCTGGAAGCCAGCCGCAGGCTGAGCAGGCCATTGCGCGCGCTGCCGTTGATATCCAGCTTATTCACCGCATTGCCGTACCCGGTCAATTTCCCCACGGTCACATCGATGCCGGCAATATTCGGGAGCCCCGATCCTCCCCCCGCAGCCAACCCCAATCCGCTCCACCCCTCGAGCGAGACCAGCGGCACCTCGCCAACGATCCATACGCCTTCTTTCCCGCCCGGATTGGCACTCCCGCCGAGCGCGATGCGCCCGCGGCGGATATCCCAGACGCCGTCCGAATTTCGCTGGCGCGACAGCTTTGCATCGAGCAGCGCGCCATAGCGCAGCCCTAGCGTTTCCCTGCCCTGGTCGATGCCTTTCAGCTCGAAATGCAACGGGATGCGCTCGCCGGCCCGTTTGGCGAACGGGACCGGCAAATCCGACACGATGCCTTGCAGATCCGAATCCACCGACACATTGAGCAGGCTGTTCCGTACGCGGATCTCGGTATTCCAGTCGGCATTGCCGCGCACACGACGCAGCAACGGGCGCGGCGAAAGCGTGTTCAGGGCATCCAGATCCAGCGTACCGTGCGCCCTGGTTACCACTCCGCCATCCTGGCTCAGCACTTCCAGGTGCGCGGCTCCGCCGAGTATCTGCGCGCCAATGTCGCCTGCATTCACCGACGATTCGGTGAACAGCAACACCCCGTTCACCTTGCGCAACAGCGGGATATTCGCGCCGAAATCGATTTCGTTGTTCACAAAACGGTAATCGCCGCGCACTTTGACCGGCGCCGCGTCGCTGAGCGGTATATCGAGCTGCAGGCCCAGCTTGCCGTCGCCATTCGCCTTGACCTCCCCGACAAAACCGCCCAGGTAACCGTTGACCGGACTCTTGACGATATAGTCGAGACAACGCTGCGTGGCATCCGCCGCTTCTCCCCGCACCTGCAGCAACACGTTGCTGGACAGCAGGTCGGGAATGACGACTTTCACGTTCTGCAGATGCGCCCCCGCCGTAGTCGCAGTCGCGGCATTAGCCTCCAGCCTGTTGCCCTCGATCAGCAGGCTGGTCTGCGCATCCTCAATGCGCGGCCAGTCTTTGAGGAACTGCAGCGCCACCCCCTTGGCTCGCGCTTCCAGCCGGAACAGACCGCGCTCATTGCCGACAAACGGGAAGTCGCGCAGATCGCCGCGCAAGCGCACCCTGAAGCGGTCAGCCTGCCCGTCCTGCAAGGCTGACTGGAGCCAGTCATGCGTCGCCTTGCCCACTGCCGGGATCGGCGTGTAATGTCCGGTGCGCCCCACTGCGATACGCGTCATGTTGGCCGTGGCATCGATCGAACCCGGGCCGTCCTGTTCCGTCTGGTAGCTGCCGTAAATGGTTCCGGCCAGATCGGCATTGGCTATCTCGACATTGCTCAGCTTGATCTCCACCCCGCGCGAGTTGCGCTGCCAGCCCAGGCGCGCCGCCAGCGTATCGAACTCGACCGGCTCGGCGAACAATTGCGGCGCGTCCAGCTTGACCTTGCGGCTATCGAGCGCAAACGTACCGCCGCTATCCGCGCCGTCGACCTTTCCGCTCAGTCCGGAAAAACCGGGCAGCGTACCGACACGATGCATGGATAAGCCATCGAAGTTCGCCTTCACCTCATAATGGGAGATCTCGCCGGCATTGCTTTGCCACAGCGCCTGCAGGTTGGTGATACGGCCTTGCGGCGCGGTATCGGCGATCTGCTTTTTCAGCTCATCGCGCAATGGCAGGTAGGATGACAGCACACCGATATCGGCCAGCTCGAGCAGGTTCGCCCTGATCTCGCCGGAGGCCAGTTTCGCCTCCGCCCCGCCAGCCAGGCGCAAATAGAAATCGGTCGGTTTCAATCTGAAGCCGTCGCGCATCTGCAACGACAGGCGTTGCGTGGTCACTTCGAAACCGTGTTCCAGCTGATGCCAGCCGACACGCCCGCGCAGCTCGCGCAGGTCAAGCTGCGGCAATTCCTCCGACAGCCGTGCTTGCACGCCCGCCAGGGCGACATCCGCATCGACGCTGTTCAGCTGCCCCTGTTCGAATCCCAGCCACAAGCGCAATGCACCCTTGCCGCGCCTGAACGCGGTCGGCAACGTAACCCAGGTTTTCCATGCCTGCACATCGGCGTAATCGAGCTGGCTAAAGAGCTGCCCGTGCCAGTCGCCCATGTCGGCAAAACTGTCGCCGTAGAAGTTGCCGCGTACATCCAGCCGCGAAGCCAGCCTGGCCGGCGCCGAAGCCAGCAATGCGAAACGGTGGCGGCCGAACCGGTTTTCGATGCCGAGGTCGACCTGTTCCAGCACCAGTGGCGGCGCCGCCCGCAACTCGTCCTGCCAGGTGATGCGGCCATGGCGGATGACGATCTGGGACTGGTGCAGCAGCCAGTCCGCATTGCCCTCTCCGCTTTCGTCCCCACCTTGCAGCACGATCCCGGCCACATACCAGTGGCCTTGCGCATCGCGGCGCACCGACAGGTCCGGGCTGTCGATCTCCAGCCGCTTGAACCGCAGTTCTGCGGTGAACAGGCTGGTCCATGCCACCGTA from Sideroxyarcus emersonii includes:
- a CDS encoding YhdP family protein, with amino-acid sequence MGKLSRAVFEVTLLLAIAGALVLLTLRYRILPDIEHYHEQITAAASAAVGQPLTIGRIEADWDGLRPRLLLSDVQIFDKQGHVALSLPHLENTVAWTSLFTAELRFKRLEIDSPDLSVRRDAQGHWYVAGIVLQGGDESGEGNADWLLHQSQIVIRHGRITWQDELRAAPPLVLEQVDLGIENRFGRHRFALLASAPARLASRLDVRGNFYGDSFADMGDWHGQLFSQLDYADVQAWKTWVTLPTAFRRGKGALRLWLGFEQGQLNSVDADVALAGVQARLSEELPQLDLRELRGRVGWHQLEHGFEVTTQRLSLQMRDGFRLKPTDFYLRLAGGAEAKLASGEIRANLLELADIGVLSSYLPLRDELKKQIADTAPQGRITNLQALWQSNAGEISHYEVKANFDGLSMHRVGTLPGFSGLSGKVDGADSGGTFALDSRKVKLDAPQLFAEPVEFDTLAARLGWQRNSRGVEIKLSNVEIANADLAGTIYGSYQTEQDGPGSIDATANMTRIAVGRTGHYTPIPAVGKATHDWLQSALQDGQADRFRVRLRGDLRDFPFVGNERGLFRLEARAKGVALQFLKDWPRIEDAQTSLLIEGNRLEANAATATTAGAHLQNVKVVIPDLLSSNVLLQVRGEAADATQRCLDYIVKSPVNGYLGGFVGEVKANGDGKLGLQLDIPLSDAAPVKVRGDYRFVNNEIDFGANIPLLRKVNGVLLFTESSVNAGDIGAQILGGAAHLEVLSQDGGVVTRAHGTLDLDALNTLSPRPLLRRVRGNADWNTEIRVRNSLLNVSVDSDLQGIVSDLPVPFAKRAGERIPLHFELKGIDQGRETLGLRYGALLDAKLSRQRNSDGVWDIRRGRIALGGSANPGGKEGVWIVGEVPLVSLEGWSGLGLAAGGGSGLPNIAGIDVTVGKLTGYGNAVNKLDINGSARNGLLSLRLASRELNGDVIWQPQGNGKLLGRFKSAMLGEGTADTPKPVQPAVAHGGAPDNTAFPAVDVAVEKLFYKGRHLGKLELELSESAGSVLLDRLQLTNSDGVLNMSGKWQAAPEQTRVSVRVDISDAGKILSRSGYPGSLKDGNGSLQSDLYWAGGPDSFSYAKLNGAVHLNVGKGRFLKVDPGAAKLLGVLSLQSIPKRISLDFTDVFSSGFEFDSITGNAQIVNGLLLTEDMKLNGAAAKVTMSGKVDMINETQELNVRIFPALGDNVSLLSFAAGPVVGVGVLLANKLLRDPLDKLVSFDYNVSGSWADPKVEKVGQSRAASGGAPAQSGVPAVGGTGSGD